The region tgtCATTACCTTCTTCTATCATGTGAAAGTTCCAATTCAACAAATGAATCGTATTGCAGTAACATAATTGAAGAATCTTAATATAAACCAGATGCCCCTCCAGAATTTGTACCAGTTGTAAACAACATTTTCAAATCACTAAATTTAGCAGTAAAAATGTATACTAAATAATGATTATGCAGAAATGGCAGGGTTTCATACAAGACTAAGTTGCCAATCAAAATACAATAGccaaataataaaaaacaaatatgTTATATGCAATAGGGGTGGCAAGGATAAACCAAAACCTTGTGATACATTGGCTACAAGTTCTATCAAGAGGAAACCAAATTCGAACAAGATAATTAATGGGTGtacaacaaatattatatttgaaAATGTTTATGGAACAACATATTACAAAGTTAAGCAATTCTTTGAATTGCACAACCACCCACTTTATTGAGGATAGACCTTATATGAAAAAGGGAAGAAAGATGTTATATTCTGAAAAAGAGTTTGTAGTACATGCATCAAAAGCTAAAATTGGTCCAACAATGGCTTACAAAATACGAGCAGTTTTGAAAGGGGGATACGAATATGTAGGGGCGAAGGTAACAGACTACAAAAACTTGAGGAGATGAGTAAATAGAATCCTATGTTACAAGGATGCTCAAATAATGATAAACAAAATGAATAATCGTAGAGATCATTACCCAAATTATTCATTTGAGTTCCTACGTGTGGAGATCAATATTTTTTGGGCAGATGAAAGAGAAAAGGCTTTTTATACAGAGTTTAGAGACGTTATATCTTTTGATGCCAGTTTTAGAACAAACAAGTAAGTTAATGTATATACTTTACATAATTTATACATTTATGATTAAAATACAACAATTATACAATTAAATTTAAACATACTATTACTCAAATAGATTGTACTAAACACATTTTCTTTATATAGGTATAAAATGGTATTTGTTCCATTCACAACAGTTGACCACCACAAGAAATCAGTTGCTGTTGGCGCTAGGTTGTTGAGTAGAGAGACAATTGAGTCTTATGAATGGCTACTTAAAGCTTTTCTTAGAGCTCATGAAGAGAAAGCACCAAAAATTGTTCTAACTGATCAAGATCCAACAACAAAACAAGCAGTGGAATCTGTCTTGCCAAATTCAAGACACAGATTATGCATGTGGCACATAACGAAAAAACTGCAAGCAAaggtataataaaaataaaactgtaACATCCTGAGATTTTGTAGGTATTTCCGAATCCTCTCTTCTAATATTATTTTGACATTTGTAGCCCCTGGGGTTAGAAGATTCGACCCATGAGGAGCCTAAGGGCTAAATTTGCATCTTTGAGAACAAGactagtacactaagcgtactaaGCGCACcctagtacgttaggcgtacacttgtgtacgctaggcgtactcgcGTCAAATgttaaccctaatatttagggtttgagtgTTACATAAACATCCTTATGCGCTCAAAACCCCCCATCATCTCAGCCTCTTTGAGccattttccccaaaccctaacccctttCTTGAATGTGTGAGCTAAAAGTGGGTATTTTGAGTAGTTGGAGAAGGAAGACAAGGTTGTAGATCTAAGGTTTCTTTgtgctctagaagctccaagagtTAAAAAGCTCCAAACTTTATGTTTGTATGATGTAGATCTTGCCATGGTAGCTTTATGGAACCATTTCTTATCCCAATAGTCCCAAGTTGGTGCATGTTATGATTTAAACTAAATAAACTGTCCTTGTAGACCCTTAAgagggtcctaagtgataaaaatgatgtccTAATGACTGAAAGTGTTCCATGCATgtagtaggaaggtcttaatgggttaaggccGTGTATTAGGAActttctggacgtccaaagtcctaaagttcaagactttatggttctaaggcacatttggtcgatggatctggagtGTAGACTTAAgtacttaagccattaagaagttattagggttttggaaaaacctcgcgtacgccccgcgtaatttctCTATGCCCAACGTACTGAGTCAACCACCTCGATGGTCGTCAACGCAAAACGGAAGTACGTCGAGagtaccagaggagtacgccccgtgtacgccCTCTGTTGGGCTTTTGACGATTTGGGCTTCGGGATTAGGCTCCTTTTTGGTCCAGTATGACATGGGCCTTGCTGGGCTTTCTGAATAAATGTGTTTTGGTCCATTAATGGTAATAGATCTTAAATGAGGTCGATTTGGGAGTTGGGGCCCAACTAGGAAAATTAGGCCAATAATGGGCCTTAAGTATATAGACTTCTAGACAGTGGATTTGataattgggccttggcccaaattagagAAATTGCAAAATGGACTATGTGGACCCTTAGTCAAGATTGATATCCCATGTGTTTACTTATTAATTGTTATTTTGGATAGTTCAGGATTTTCGGTGAGACAACGATCAAAGACTTTTAGCCCTGTTCAACAccacttgtgaggtgagttctcctcactatatcaacaaggtataaggcaccaatgtcggcccttttcagatttgtatccgagcttattgcatgatatgctttatttgacatccccattttcacggccagaaaagaccgatttttttatgctttataaaaaccagagtacctcttttaataaaaatgttgcggaatttgttcccagtaaaacataataaatacgttatcaaagcatttccgaagaaaagtatttttattcattttaaaacattgggatttcatcgtcaatacagaaacataagaacttacatttatttacactagtgatctacatctctttaatctcttagtgtaatatgacttcatatgaacacctgtgatataaataaactgagtgggtcaggttgggaaacctggtgagtacatagggttttcaacccacaataatataattattatgtttaaacaatcaaacaatcaaccctaCCCATCCCCAtaatcttctttactcttaaggatctatcctaagagtcatctattcgtttattccgaagtcccttgcttccagggttataggactggcactaaatccatagctgccaatactcgttcgtaaagcactaattccatagctgctatagtttattcatcgggtactaaatccatagctaccagtgtttatttaataggtactaagtccatagctaccaattcctatcaggtactaagtccatagctaccagtatttgtccaataggcactaagtccatagctgccgatgtttattaggcactaagtctatagctaccaatgtttactcacatcatcttttatctctcatcattcatctacccatgtcatacccaacatattcgtatatataaaatacgtatacagtttaaatcatttaaaacatgtataaaaatctttcaccagcatagacagcaagtattcagacaatatgcacatatagcatgtaatttatattaaaatacttcatatctatgtgtaagatgaaattaactatgcactcacttgttaaagtgatgattccaaactcgggcagtgcttcgcttttaacgattctattttccttcgacgaaacctagtattattaacactagagtttagtctattattcgctgagactaattaatagtatagctattattactattatataagcgttgaaaaaatacttatataacccataataatagcccaagtatttgttataagttcctaataacgttactataattaaataaaagctatattaaaaatagcgtaggcataactcacttacagcgggttttatagaaaaccaggctttgcttggagcagcgttcccgtgcggaaaatctcttcttctcggagccttcgagcactccggggcttccgcctcgtgctagggaggttccctaggcttttcggagggtttcggggctagagagaggttctagagagagagagagtaaaaagaagaaagaataggaaaggtgtgaagaaaatgagggtgagagaggttctatttatagggtgaaaatgactgaacttggtgccacatgtcaccatctagtggcaagacttgagGAGAAAGCAATAGACAAGATTGtgtcacatcacccattttcgcacaacacacttccgacttctaaaacccgtaactttcacatacgacctccgttttttatgttatttatatccacgcgtaggtaaaaataatatctacaactttcattttgactccgttgtctaattcttgaccgatcttaaatttaacaatacgaggagattatactattaaatgtccgcgtaaaattcataacttctacatacggactctattttcgtctgtctttttatcgttgagttcctattaatgagatcttcaattctcatttaggtcgcgtaggccacaAACTGCtccatctaaaattcgagtttcgggttgtgcactactacgccaaatcttagaaattcataactccctcatacgaagtcagatttgggcgttgttTTTTTGTACGTTCttggtttaatgaatactacaacttttgtttatatcgctaaggctaaaaagtcctttatcaaaaattcactattaaCGTCTCCCGATGTCATGCCGGTTCCGTTGCGAAACTTCAAcgagtcataacttattcgttataactcgggttttggcgttctttatatgtacaaaaaccttGTAATGTATCCTACAacctggttaagattatttattctaaataatcttttgccgaaaatttgttttcgacccttattatctccaaattgactagcccggatctacgagcgttacactttatgatttgtatcctggttataggatggttgccatgttagtgatatgttagatcggtatcctggttataggattatgctatgttagtgatttgttagatcgataTCTTGGgtataggatggttgttatgttagtgattggttagatcagtatcctggttataggatggttgccatgttagtgatctgttagatctgtatgactatctgtacatgctagctagtgtatgatatttatgtgcacatgtttgtttgattgggggttaggttgaggcggtcatgctttgtgcttAGTCCAACGTACCCAAGGCGGACCGGATATACTGCAGACCCAGGAGGGCATACTAGTCAGACCGatggcccgacgagcggtccagacgtgtcgatggcacggagagcggtccagatagactaatggcctgcgaggcggtccagtcaggttgaTGGCGCATTATGCATGTTGtgtgtttatatgatatgattatgattgtatggcgttggtattttggggactctcactaagcttcgggattacagttgttgattttgtttaaggcacttctgatgatcgcgagaaggagaaggtgtgatcgtacacgTCCTTATGTTTCATGATTTGATTCCGGGATACTCTGAcactaaactattttgaaaacaagtttgtaataattattgatttttg is a window of Lactuca sativa cultivar Salinas chromosome 1, Lsat_Salinas_v11, whole genome shotgun sequence DNA encoding:
- the LOC111913583 gene encoding protein FAR-RED IMPAIRED RESPONSE 1-like, which translates into the protein MGVQQILYLKMFMEQHITKLSNSLNCTTTHFIEDRPYMKKGRKMLYSEKEFVVHASKAKIGPTMAYKIRAVLKGGYEYVGAKMKEKRLFIQSLETLYLLMPVLEQTSKLMYKMVFVPFTTVDHHKKSVAVGARLLSRETIESYEWLLKAFLRAHEEKAPKIVLTDQDPTTKQAVESVLPNSRHRLCMWHITKKLQAKVIGNLFKNNDFKKRFNKLVWNLHIKPDDFEKKWELIINEFNEDKRWFNDMFELRDKWIPAYFSDTRMSGLMKTTSRSESMNSFFNTYSQSGNLLLHFMMNYDTPIQKQRNRQN